A window from Brachyhypopomus gauderio isolate BG-103 chromosome 6, BGAUD_0.2, whole genome shotgun sequence encodes these proteins:
- the nol12 gene encoding nucleolar protein 12 isoform X2, whose product MSETHRKSGDYSSRVIERLVNMVKKKWKNDGKLKSGSKIKPGSKKRENKCVVTFDDKDRQEFLTGFHKRKLERRKAAVKELETKLREERKRVREERHKEYVKMFKERKQALEDADELEDVITATTESVHYDHPNHTVTVTTISDLDLSNTRLLENLTSNNTEEDALGSTCPVAEKYKWIPSSVKHCQKIYDRLCNEHSIGACIQHGRQHCHLV is encoded by the exons ATGAGTGAAACACACAGGAAGTCTGGCGACTATTCCTCACGTGTAATTGAACGTTTAGTAAACATGGTGAAGAAAAAATGGAAAAACGATGGAAAATTGAAGTCTGGGTCAAAAATCAAGCCCGGATctaaaaagagagagaataaatGTGTCGTCACGTTCGACGACAAGGACCGACA GGAGTTTCTCACCGGGTTCCACAAGCGGAAGTTGGAGAGGCGGAAAGCCGCGGTGAAGGAGCTCGAGACCAAactgagggaggagaggaaacGAGTCCgcgaggag AGACATAAAGAATACGTGAAGATGTTTAAAGAGAGAAAACAGGCTCttg AGGATGCTGATGAACTTGAGGATGTGATAACAGCCACCACGGAGTCAGTGCACTACGACCACCCCAACCACACGGTCACAGTCACCACCATTAGTGACCTTGACCTGTCCAACACCCGTCTGCTGGAGAACCTGACCAGCAATAACACAGAG GAGGACGCCCTCGGATCCACTTGCCCGGTGGCGGAAAAATATAAATGGATTCCCTCTTCTGTCAAACATTGCCAGAAAATATATGACCGTTTGTGCAACGAGCACTCCATCGGAGCGTGTATTCAGCACGGCAGGCAACACTGTCACCTCGTTTAG
- the nol12 gene encoding nucleolar protein 12 isoform X1, whose amino-acid sequence MSETHRKSGDYSSRVIERLVNMVKKKWKNDGKLKSGSKIKPGSKKRENKCVVTFDDKDRQEFLTGFHKRKLERRKAAVKELETKLREERKRVREERHKEYVKMFKERKQALEDADELEDVITATTESVHYDHPNHTVTVTTISDLDLSNTRLLENLTSNNTEEGSHGDDEEEDNEEDKVEAVPRMAGKPLLSKKIQSLSASLHIFTNQKRRKGKKESRGRARQVEKSSSVVPGNKLRLGRTTKKQRRQRTSRKGRSKD is encoded by the exons ATGAGTGAAACACACAGGAAGTCTGGCGACTATTCCTCACGTGTAATTGAACGTTTAGTAAACATGGTGAAGAAAAAATGGAAAAACGATGGAAAATTGAAGTCTGGGTCAAAAATCAAGCCCGGATctaaaaagagagagaataaatGTGTCGTCACGTTCGACGACAAGGACCGACA GGAGTTTCTCACCGGGTTCCACAAGCGGAAGTTGGAGAGGCGGAAAGCCGCGGTGAAGGAGCTCGAGACCAAactgagggaggagaggaaacGAGTCCgcgaggag AGACATAAAGAATACGTGAAGATGTTTAAAGAGAGAAAACAGGCTCttg AGGATGCTGATGAACTTGAGGATGTGATAACAGCCACCACGGAGTCAGTGCACTACGACCACCCCAACCACACGGTCACAGTCACCACCATTAGTGACCTTGACCTGTCCAACACCCGTCTGCTGGAGAACCTGACCAGCAATAACACAGAG GAAGGAAGCCATggtgatgatgaggaggaagataaTGAGGAGGATAAAGTAGAAGCGGTCCCACGCATGGCTGGCAAGCCCCTCCTCTCCAAAAA gattcagtCTCTTTCTGCGTCTCTCCACATTTTCACCAATCAGAAGAGGAGAAAGGGGAAGAAGGAGTCCAGGGGGCGGGCCCGTCAAGTGGAGAAGTCGTCCTCGGTTGTCCCAGGCAACAAGTTACGCTTGGGCAGAACCACAAAGAAACAGCGACGTCAGCGTACCAGCAGGAAAGGGCGGAGTAAAGACTGA